A genomic stretch from Komagataeibacter xylinus includes:
- a CDS encoding type II restriction endonuclease, with product MTDLIRDLILRWRDDPAGTYQSWFLWDERIKNFRSIRRGLQQVVAEITAGTFGVAYRGSSLETVVHSIAEQRQIFKGADHAFLWKPKLRIPDIYENPANQKAFGQLLDTCLCCNTEEHVVSAVHAIDARKIKGLGPAVANLLYFLHPTIMPPFNTAIVNGYNALTGSKVKLGRWEEYLAMRQGILKLNATYRSLLSNDLGAIGGLLFDLGSGRYSAPPLEDDETARKLWEADLHQVREQSAKEARILAAERETDHTHTEIQGWLRDLGHSLGYDVWIAANDRSRPWQDGKLGDGCLSVLPGFTTETQGAESVRLIDVLWLDRDSHGIVAAFEVEHSTTIYSGIVRMLDLAFGSEAQALEGLFLVAPDKREADVREQLRRPAFSRIADLKVRYLPYGALEKDREAIRRFGHGLKPIQAISHLLTPA from the coding sequence ATGACGGACCTTATTCGAGACCTTATCCTTCGCTGGAGGGACGATCCGGCAGGGACCTATCAGAGCTGGTTTCTATGGGACGAGCGTATCAAGAACTTTCGGTCTATCCGCCGTGGGCTGCAGCAGGTCGTTGCGGAGATTACCGCTGGCACATTCGGGGTCGCCTATCGTGGCTCATCCTTGGAAACGGTTGTTCATTCGATTGCTGAGCAGCGCCAGATATTCAAGGGGGCGGATCATGCATTCCTGTGGAAGCCGAAGCTACGCATTCCCGATATCTATGAAAATCCTGCCAACCAGAAAGCATTCGGGCAGCTTCTCGATACCTGTCTGTGCTGCAATACCGAAGAGCATGTGGTCTCGGCCGTTCATGCAATTGATGCCCGGAAGATAAAAGGGCTGGGACCAGCCGTCGCCAATCTGCTGTATTTCCTGCACCCCACGATCATGCCGCCCTTCAATACGGCAATCGTAAACGGCTACAACGCCTTGACCGGATCAAAGGTGAAGCTGGGGCGATGGGAAGAATATCTTGCCATGCGGCAGGGCATCTTGAAGCTGAATGCGACTTATCGTTCGCTGCTTTCCAATGATCTGGGCGCCATTGGAGGACTGCTGTTTGATCTCGGAAGCGGACGCTATTCAGCGCCGCCTCTTGAGGATGATGAAACAGCACGAAAACTCTGGGAAGCCGATCTTCATCAGGTGAGGGAGCAGAGCGCAAAAGAGGCCCGGATACTGGCAGCGGAGCGGGAAACGGATCATACCCATACCGAAATTCAGGGCTGGCTGCGCGATCTGGGGCATTCTCTGGGTTACGATGTCTGGATTGCCGCCAACGATCGCAGTCGTCCATGGCAGGACGGCAAGCTGGGGGATGGCTGCCTGTCGGTATTGCCGGGGTTTACGACAGAAACGCAGGGAGCGGAATCCGTTCGCCTGATTGATGTCCTATGGCTGGACCGGGACAGCCACGGGATTGTTGCAGCATTCGAGGTCGAGCATTCAACGACCATCTATTCCGGCATCGTGCGGATGCTGGACCTTGCTTTTGGGTCAGAGGCGCAGGCTCTGGAAGGACTATTCCTTGTCGCTCCGGACAAGCGGGAAGCTGATGTGCGGGAGCAATTACGACGGCCGGCATTCAGCAGGATTGCCGATCTGAAAGTCCGGTATCTGCCTTATGGGGCGCTTGAGAAGGATCGTGAGGCAATCAGGCGCTTTGGTCACGGACTGAAGCCTATCCAGGCTATCTCCCATCTCCTTACGCCAGCATGA
- a CDS encoding IS3 family transposase (programmed frameshift): MKRSRFTEEQIIGILKEQESGLKVSDLCRKHGISDATFYKWKTRYGGLEVSEAKRLKALEDENSRLKRLLADAILDNAALKEIVGKKVVTPVAKRQAVRHIQEALALSERRACALVGVGRRVARYISTGADDAALRQRLRELADQRRRFGYRRLGYLLAREEFSPNHKKLFRLYQEEGLKVRHRRGRKRALGTRSPMTIPQEPGQRWSLDFVSDALICGRRFCILAVIDDFSRKNLALVADTSLSGGRVARELTALVERYGNPLMIVSDNGTEFTSHAILKWADEMKVEWHYIAPGKPQQNGFVESFNGRLRDECLNETLFTSLSHARQVLADWREDYNTVRPHSRLGGRTPDQVARQVSRGHAPETLVIPSTQSHKKRELSF, translated from the exons ATGAAGCGCAGTCGTTTTACGGAAGAACAGATCATAGGGATTTTGAAGGAACAGGAATCTGGTCTGAAGGTCTCTGATCTTTGCCGCAAACACGGGATCAGTGATGCGACGTTCTATAAATGGAAGACCCGCTATGGAGGTCTTGAAGTTTCCGAGGCCAAGCGGCTGAAGGCGCTGGAAGATGAAAACAGCCGCCTGAAACGTCTTCTGGCGGATGCGATTCTGGATAATGCGGCGCTGAAGGAAATTGTTGGAAAAA AAGTGGTAACGCCTGTCGCGAAACGGCAGGCGGTCCGACACATTCAGGAAGCTCTGGCCCTGAGTGAACGCCGAGCCTGTGCGCTTGTTGGTGTTGGCAGGCGTGTCGCGCGGTATATTTCTACCGGAGCGGACGATGCTGCCCTGCGCCAGCGTCTACGGGAACTGGCGGACCAACGACGCCGCTTTGGCTATCGCCGCCTGGGTTATCTTCTGGCGCGGGAAGAATTCAGCCCCAATCACAAGAAGCTGTTCCGCCTTTACCAGGAGGAAGGTCTGAAAGTCCGTCATCGGCGTGGCCGCAAAAGGGCACTGGGGACACGTTCTCCCATGACCATCCCTCAGGAACCCGGGCAGCGCTGGAGCCTGGATTTTGTTTCGGATGCCCTGATCTGTGGCCGCCGGTTCTGCATTCTGGCTGTTATCGACGATTTCAGTCGCAAGAACCTGGCATTGGTTGCCGACACGTCATTATCAGGTGGACGTGTGGCGCGGGAACTGACGGCTCTGGTGGAACGATATGGCAACCCCCTCATGATTGTCAGCGACAACGGTACGGAGTTCACATCCCATGCCATCCTGAAATGGGCCGATGAGATGAAGGTTGAATGGCACTATATCGCCCCCGGGAAACCGCAACAGAACGGCTTTGTCGAAAGTTTCAACGGCCGGTTGAGGGATGAATGCCTCAACGAGACGCTGTTCACGTCTCTCAGCCATGCCCGACAGGTTCTGGCTGACTGGCGGGAAGACTACAATACGGTGCGCCCCCATTCCCGACTGGGTGGCAGGACACCGGATCAGGTCGCCAGACAAGTGTCTCGGGGGCATGCCCCCGAGACACTTGTCATCCCATCAACCCAAAGCCATAAAAAACGGGAACTCTCCTTTTGA
- a CDS encoding PepSY domain-containing protein — protein sequence MKGSFRASMAWLHTTLGLITGWVLFAIALSGSLSVYRQEITRWMHPELASQPIDPVQACSRSIDWLGQHAGTAAAWYVACPKPQVPFATGIWPNAQGKYIQRVLDPQSGSPDGLRDTLGGEFFYRFHFELQLPYPWGRLIAAIAALALLVALVTGIIIHRRIFADFFTFRPNKGQRSWLDAHNLLGVAALPFHLMISLTGAVTLASLLLPWSTQAVYHHDQMASYTELNPALYARPASGQPGHLAPILPLIQTADRHFRGAGIAQIYVFNPSDRAALITFISGNDQTVSTSARIMTFDGVTGQLLNEHTETRPVIRLYTFLYGLHVARFAPAFTRGLYFLSGLALAVVIGSGMHLWAIKRLRQRPHIGHLIVSRLNTGILAGTPLAFATYFLTNRLLPFTMAGRSGYEVQSVFVVWALALVFALVRRPARAWPELLGGNTLACLAIALLSMPWTSTVTLGTGGIALALTGAFGYATFRTARQG from the coding sequence ATGAAAGGGTCATTTCGCGCCTCCATGGCATGGCTGCATACTACGCTGGGGCTCATCACCGGCTGGGTGCTGTTTGCCATTGCGCTGTCGGGGTCACTGAGCGTCTATCGTCAGGAAATCACCCGCTGGATGCACCCCGAGCTGGCCAGCCAGCCGATTGACCCTGTGCAGGCATGCAGCCGGTCGATTGACTGGCTGGGCCAGCATGCAGGCACGGCGGCGGCATGGTACGTGGCCTGCCCCAAGCCTCAGGTACCTTTTGCAACCGGCATATGGCCCAATGCGCAGGGAAAATACATTCAACGGGTTCTTGATCCGCAAAGCGGCAGTCCTGATGGCCTGCGTGATACGCTTGGGGGTGAGTTCTTTTACCGTTTTCACTTCGAACTCCAACTTCCCTATCCCTGGGGCAGGCTGATCGCGGCCATCGCGGCGCTGGCGCTTTTGGTGGCCCTTGTGACGGGCATCATCATCCATCGGCGCATTTTTGCGGATTTTTTCACGTTCCGGCCGAACAAGGGCCAGAGAAGCTGGCTTGATGCCCATAACCTGCTTGGTGTTGCAGCACTTCCATTCCATCTCATGATTTCGTTGACGGGTGCGGTAACACTCGCCTCCCTGCTGCTGCCGTGGAGCACGCAGGCGGTCTATCATCATGACCAGATGGCATCCTACACCGAACTGAACCCGGCCCTGTACGCCCGCCCTGCCAGCGGCCAGCCAGGACATCTTGCGCCCATCCTGCCCCTGATCCAGACGGCGGACAGGCATTTCAGGGGCGCAGGCATTGCACAGATCTATGTCTTCAATCCATCTGATCGTGCTGCCCTGATCACGTTCATTTCCGGCAATGACCAGACGGTCAGTACATCCGCCCGGATCATGACGTTTGATGGGGTAACGGGGCAGTTGCTGAACGAGCATACCGAAACGCGACCTGTCATCAGGCTTTATACATTTCTCTATGGCCTGCATGTCGCGCGCTTTGCACCGGCATTCACGCGCGGGCTCTATTTCCTGTCCGGTCTGGCCCTCGCCGTGGTTATCGGTAGCGGGATGCATCTGTGGGCCATCAAGCGCCTGCGTCAGCGGCCTCATATAGGCCACCTGATCGTCAGTCGCCTGAACACGGGCATTCTGGCTGGCACCCCGCTGGCCTTTGCCACCTATTTCCTAACCAACCGGCTTCTTCCTTTCACAATGGCGGGCCGTTCCGGATACGAGGTGCAATCCGTTTTCGTGGTGTGGGCGCTTGCGCTTGTCTTTGCCCTAGTCCGGCGGCCTGCTCGCGCATGGCCGGAACTGTTGGGGGGGAATACGCTGGCCTGTCTGGCCATAGCGCTGCTCAGCATGCCATGGACCAGTACCGTAACACTCGGGACAGGCGGCATCGCCCTCGCGCTGACCGGGGCGTTCGGCTATGCCACTTTCCGCACGGCGCGACAGGGATGA
- a CDS encoding mechanosensitive ion channel domain-containing protein produces the protein MVMEKQIHSVLEQLDGLLPLILEYASQFLLALIVLFVGWKLVNAVTRAMGRMMEASHIEPTLRGFLLSVVGLFLKALLLISVASMVGIATTSFVAVLGAAGLAVGMALQGSLANFAGGVLILLFRPFKVGDSITAGGSSGTVTSIEMFRTVLLDANHEIIYVPNGTLSNNIVINSSESDRLAGSVSLLIDYNDDLDKARTLLLGLTENDAQVLKTPAPSVSFLPKPANIQVTLGFWCAPGDVSGLVAKYSEASIKVLQKEGYRLGVTARSAA, from the coding sequence ATTGTCATGGAAAAGCAGATTCATTCAGTTTTAGAGCAGTTGGACGGATTACTTCCTCTCATACTGGAATATGCAAGTCAGTTTTTACTGGCTCTGATCGTTCTTTTCGTGGGCTGGAAGCTTGTTAACGCCGTAACGCGGGCCATGGGCCGGATGATGGAGGCCAGCCATATAGAACCGACATTGCGCGGATTCCTGCTGAGTGTGGTCGGGCTGTTTCTGAAAGCCCTGCTGCTGATCAGTGTGGCATCCATGGTCGGCATTGCAACAACATCGTTCGTAGCCGTGCTGGGTGCTGCGGGGCTGGCGGTTGGCATGGCACTGCAGGGCAGTCTTGCCAATTTTGCCGGTGGCGTGCTGATCCTGCTGTTCCGTCCGTTCAAGGTAGGGGATTCAATTACGGCAGGTGGCAGTTCAGGAACGGTTACATCGATCGAGATGTTTCGTACCGTGCTGCTTGATGCCAATCACGAGATCATTTACGTCCCCAACGGAACATTATCAAACAATATCGTAATCAACAGTTCGGAGTCAGACCGGCTTGCCGGCTCGGTCAGCCTGCTGATTGATTATAATGACGATCTGGACAAGGCACGCACGCTACTGCTCGGCCTTACGGAAAACGACGCGCAGGTACTCAAGACTCCCGCGCCTTCTGTTTCCTTTCTGCCAAAACCGGCCAATATTCAGGTTACGCTGGGGTTCTGGTGTGCGCCTGGTGATGTGTCTGGACTGGTCGCGAAATATTCCGAGGCCTCTATCAAGGTGCTTCAGAAGGAAGGCTACCGTCTTGGGGTCACGGCGCGGAGTGCTGCATGA
- a CDS encoding DUF262 domain-containing protein — protein sequence MYKPGGTIAEALNRIHKKQYVLPAIQREFVWKPQQIERLFDSLMQGYPFGTFLFWHVESTTSSKFKFYDFVLNYHQRDAAHCPELAIQHNQAVTAVLDGQQRLTALNIGLRGSMAMKIPYKWWNSPEAFPRKTLCLNLLAPTEPDEDGARYNFCFLDDEQAQRKDDALWFKVPGILGMQAGPEMLSWLIKQGLEGDMLNHAFDILHTLHNIVHNKPLINYYEEEDQDIERVLNIFIRLNSGGTVLSYSDLLLSVAVAQWKHLDARAEIHRLVDELNKIGTGFTLSQDFVLKAGLMLAGISSVGFKVENFTAENMGLLEANWPDIRSALIRAVELAASFGMNGQTLRADSALLPIAYYLYNRKVPANYVTAGQFSHDRETIRQWLIRSLLKASGIWGSGLDTLLTALREAIKQSNSDIFPVATLMDVMRTRGKSLRFDPVEIEDMLEMTYGDKRMFPLLSLLFPFVDLRNQFHIDHIFPISRFSKGKLRKEGIPPEQHDELYKKANSLPNLQLLEGAANIEKQAALPAEWLQDRFKSEDRALNYQSLHVLGQLPKDIHGFEAFYAVRRAALQDKLLELLVDEVPPANPIVVEYSKAAVG from the coding sequence GTGTATAAACCTGGTGGCACGATCGCTGAAGCGCTTAATCGTATTCACAAAAAGCAATACGTGCTTCCAGCAATTCAACGAGAGTTCGTTTGGAAACCTCAGCAGATTGAGCGTCTTTTCGATAGTCTCATGCAGGGGTACCCGTTCGGCACTTTCCTTTTTTGGCATGTAGAGTCCACGACTAGTAGCAAGTTCAAGTTTTATGATTTTGTTTTGAACTATCACCAACGCGATGCTGCTCATTGTCCCGAACTCGCGATACAGCATAATCAGGCCGTTACCGCAGTTTTAGATGGCCAGCAGCGTTTGACGGCACTCAACATCGGCCTGCGAGGTTCGATGGCTATGAAGATACCCTATAAATGGTGGAATAGCCCGGAAGCATTTCCTCGCAAAACTCTATGTCTTAATCTGCTGGCACCTACCGAGCCAGATGAAGATGGTGCGAGGTATAATTTTTGCTTTCTTGATGATGAGCAGGCTCAGCGCAAAGACGACGCTTTGTGGTTCAAAGTCCCAGGTATCCTTGGTATGCAGGCGGGGCCAGAAATGCTCTCTTGGCTGATCAAGCAAGGTTTAGAAGGCGATATGCTTAATCATGCCTTTGACATCCTTCATACACTGCATAATATTGTTCATAATAAACCGCTAATTAATTATTACGAAGAAGAGGATCAGGACATCGAGCGTGTCCTAAATATTTTTATCCGCCTCAATTCTGGTGGAACTGTACTTTCTTACTCGGATTTGTTGCTCAGTGTCGCAGTGGCTCAGTGGAAACATCTGGATGCCAGAGCGGAAATTCACCGGCTTGTCGACGAACTCAATAAGATTGGCACTGGTTTTACCCTGAGTCAGGACTTTGTGCTAAAAGCAGGTCTGATGCTTGCTGGTATCAGCAGTGTAGGCTTCAAAGTCGAAAACTTCACGGCAGAAAATATGGGCCTGCTCGAGGCAAACTGGCCCGACATTCGTTCAGCACTTATCCGCGCGGTAGAACTTGCGGCAAGTTTCGGTATGAATGGGCAGACGTTACGTGCAGACAGCGCGTTACTTCCAATCGCTTACTATCTCTACAATCGGAAGGTTCCAGCAAACTATGTCACCGCTGGTCAGTTTTCTCATGATCGCGAAACAATCCGACAATGGTTGATCCGTTCGCTTCTTAAAGCTTCTGGCATATGGGGAAGTGGACTTGATACACTGCTGACCGCCTTACGCGAAGCAATCAAACAATCTAATTCCGACATTTTCCCGGTGGCAACACTGATGGATGTCATGCGAACTCGAGGTAAGTCACTTCGTTTTGATCCTGTAGAAATAGAGGATATGCTGGAAATGACTTACGGTGATAAACGAATGTTTCCTTTGCTTTCGTTGCTTTTTCCCTTTGTAGATTTGCGCAATCAATTCCACATAGATCATATATTCCCCATTTCGCGCTTCTCCAAAGGAAAACTACGAAAGGAGGGCATCCCACCAGAACAGCACGACGAACTTTACAAGAAAGCTAATTCCCTGCCGAATCTTCAACTTCTCGAGGGAGCAGCTAATATCGAAAAACAAGCGGCTCTTCCTGCTGAGTGGCTGCAGGATCGGTTCAAGAGCGAGGATAGAGCGCTTAACTATCAGTCGCTCCATGTTCTCGGGCAACTTCCGAAAGATATTCATGGCTTCGAAGCTTTCTACGCAGTTCGTCGCGCCGCACTGCAAGATAAACTACTCGAACTTCTCGTTGACGAGGTACCTCCCGCCAATCCGATAGTTGTTGAGTATTCTAAAGCAGCGGTTGGATGA
- a CDS encoding TonB-dependent siderophore receptor: MQRSRVFYVFPLSLLVTGNALAADPVKTSDRDHPARASHTKQAAAQTDARAVQAEKLEVHARRPATSASSATKSDTPLIETAQSVTVVSRNEMDVRGVLSLNQAVRYTAGITPDLRGGEGTRYDQFFLRGFQVPTFLDGLKLQDSPTGYATAQTDTFRLERVEILKGPSSALYGQSSPGGLVALSSKLPTDQKFYGGVTTTGGMFDLYRVDADVGGYATKDGMVRYRLYGTVNGQHTQLSKTGSRRFSISPSFTFGGDGPTTLTLLGNYQYDPENGTYGGEPLVGSLKPASYGYLPRNFYDGDVPFEKFNRRQGGITYIFNHRFNNDWSFTSRGRYDDIKTIYRSVYNNGYYTSDDMLSRSAFGTNEHTHNLTFDSQFKGHVRTGALRHTMMFGFDYMQQSAAEQAFYGSAPDLNVLHPDYHMTIPSMGSPYVNYRTNSHQIGMYAQDEMRWKGLVVTGSLRNDWYRSQQNEYVGHTSTHENPRQITWRASALYHFNFGLSPYISYSTSFQPQSGIVSNDGGKTQRQADPSLGKQLEGGLKYQLPGTSLLFTAAGYHIEQTNVLVAVGNLGYSTQSGRVHSDGFEFEAHAEPYKNLMITAAVSVQKVRDDSTGKPLLQSGKGNASLFAFYTMPSGPVKGLGFGGGLRYSAKSYGGEASYGSVWVPQYAVFDASLRYDLSHLSPNLRGWTLAASVRNLFDKKYVSNCLSYASYNQEWCYYGERRNAQASIGFSW; the protein is encoded by the coding sequence ATGCAGCGCAGCAGGGTTTTTTATGTATTTCCACTTTCACTTCTGGTGACCGGAAATGCCCTTGCGGCTGATCCGGTCAAGACATCAGACCGTGACCATCCCGCCCGGGCATCGCACACAAAACAGGCTGCGGCCCAGACTGACGCGCGCGCCGTGCAGGCTGAAAAGCTGGAAGTCCATGCCCGCAGGCCAGCCACATCTGCGTCCTCGGCAACAAAATCCGATACGCCGCTGATCGAAACCGCTCAGTCGGTCACGGTTGTCAGCCGGAATGAAATGGATGTGCGCGGAGTGCTCAGCCTTAATCAGGCCGTGCGCTATACGGCGGGCATTACGCCTGACCTGCGCGGCGGGGAGGGCACGCGTTATGACCAGTTCTTTCTACGTGGTTTTCAGGTCCCGACCTTTCTTGATGGCCTGAAACTGCAGGACAGCCCGACAGGCTATGCCACGGCGCAGACCGATACGTTCCGGCTGGAACGCGTCGAGATCCTGAAAGGCCCGTCATCCGCGCTATATGGCCAGTCCAGCCCGGGTGGTCTTGTCGCCCTGTCCAGCAAGCTGCCGACTGACCAGAAATTCTATGGTGGCGTCACCACAACCGGCGGCATGTTCGACCTTTACCGCGTGGATGCCGATGTTGGCGGCTATGCAACGAAGGACGGCATGGTCCGCTACCGTCTGTATGGCACGGTTAACGGCCAGCATACCCAGTTGAGCAAGACAGGCAGCCGACGCTTTTCCATCAGCCCTTCCTTTACATTTGGTGGCGATGGGCCAACAACACTGACATTACTGGGCAATTACCAGTACGATCCCGAAAACGGCACTTATGGTGGCGAGCCGCTGGTGGGGTCGCTCAAGCCCGCATCATACGGTTACCTGCCACGGAATTTTTATGATGGCGACGTGCCGTTCGAGAAGTTCAACCGCCGGCAGGGCGGGATTACCTACATCTTCAACCACCGCTTTAACAATGACTGGAGCTTCACCAGCCGCGGTCGGTATGATGATATCAAGACCATCTATCGCAGTGTGTATAACAACGGGTATTACACAAGCGATGACATGCTCAGCCGCTCCGCGTTCGGCACGAACGAGCATACGCACAACCTGACTTTTGACAGCCAGTTCAAGGGTCATGTCCGCACTGGCGCCCTGCGGCATACGATGATGTTCGGCTTTGACTACATGCAGCAGAGCGCGGCGGAGCAGGCATTTTATGGCTCGGCACCTGACCTGAATGTCCTGCATCCGGACTATCACATGACAATTCCCTCCATGGGCAGCCCTTATGTGAATTACCGGACCAATTCGCACCAGATCGGCATGTACGCACAGGATGAAATGCGCTGGAAAGGTCTGGTCGTAACCGGCAGCCTGCGCAATGACTGGTACCGTTCACAACAGAACGAATATGTCGGCCATACATCCACGCATGAAAATCCCCGGCAGATCACATGGCGCGCCTCGGCCCTGTATCATTTCAACTTCGGCCTTTCGCCCTATATCAGCTATTCGACCTCCTTCCAGCCGCAGTCAGGCATTGTCTCCAATGATGGCGGCAAAACGCAACGGCAGGCTGATCCATCGCTTGGCAAGCAGCTTGAAGGTGGCCTGAAATACCAGCTTCCGGGCACGTCGCTGCTGTTTACGGCTGCGGGTTACCATATCGAACAGACCAACGTGCTCGTTGCCGTTGGCAATCTGGGCTACAGCACGCAGAGCGGAAGGGTCCATTCGGATGGCTTTGAGTTTGAAGCCCATGCCGAGCCCTACAAGAACCTGATGATCACTGCAGCGGTAAGTGTGCAGAAAGTGCGTGATGACTCGACAGGCAAGCCCCTGCTGCAGTCAGGCAAGGGCAATGCTTCGCTGTTTGCATTCTACACCATGCCTTCGGGGCCGGTAAAAGGTCTGGGCTTTGGTGGCGGCCTACGCTACTCCGCCAAATCCTATGGTGGCGAGGCCAGTTATGGCAGCGTGTGGGTACCGCAATACGCTGTGTTTGATGCGTCGCTGCGCTACGACCTCTCGCACCTTTCGCCCAACCTGCGCGGATGGACGCTCGCTGCGAGCGTGCGCAACCTGTTTGACAAGAAGTATGTCTCCAACTGTCTGAGCTACGCATCCTATAATCAGGAATGGTGCTATTATGGCGAGCGGCGGAATGCGCAGGCGAGCATTGGCTTTAGCTGGTAA
- a CDS encoding SDR family NAD(P)-dependent oxidoreductase gives MDPENTSGNFAGKVAIVTGAASGIGRATVELLHARGASVIAEDCDPCVSALARPGIFPLVGDVTEEGAARLAVTTAVEQFGQLDILVNNAGIIINKLVVDMTLEDWDRIFAVNIRGVFLHSREAMRAMIPNGSGAIVNVGSYACFQTFPSIAAYAASKGALAQFTRTLAVEAIGHGIRVNAVGAGDTVTNILNHIHVDGRSALADYGKHAPIGRAAQPEEIARVIAFLASDEASFMVGSITMVDGGKSVVLPA, from the coding sequence ATGGATCCGGAAAACACATCAGGAAATTTTGCAGGCAAAGTCGCGATTGTCACCGGCGCTGCAAGCGGGATCGGTCGCGCAACTGTGGAACTACTTCATGCGCGTGGGGCATCGGTTATTGCGGAGGACTGCGATCCCTGTGTCAGCGCCCTTGCCCGGCCTGGCATATTCCCACTCGTCGGGGACGTGACAGAAGAAGGCGCTGCCCGACTAGCTGTGACAACAGCGGTGGAACAGTTCGGTCAGCTGGATATTCTCGTAAATAATGCGGGCATCATCATCAACAAACTGGTGGTGGACATGACTCTTGAGGACTGGGATCGCATCTTCGCCGTCAATATCCGGGGCGTATTCCTGCACTCGCGTGAGGCGATGCGTGCGATGATCCCGAACGGTAGCGGAGCTATCGTCAATGTCGGCTCCTATGCCTGCTTTCAGACATTTCCATCGATCGCAGCTTATGCCGCATCAAAAGGGGCTCTCGCACAGTTCACCCGAACCCTTGCAGTGGAAGCAATCGGCCATGGGATCCGGGTGAATGCCGTGGGCGCGGGAGATACTGTGACCAATATTCTCAACCATATTCATGTAGACGGCCGATCAGCCCTTGCAGACTATGGCAAACACGCCCCCATCGGACGCGCGGCTCAACCAGAGGAGATCGCCAGGGTGATAGCCTTTCTCGCATCTGACGAGGCCAGCTTCATGGTCGGGTCAATCACAATGGTCGATGGTGGGAAAAGCGTAGTTCTTCCCGCCTGA
- a CDS encoding IS3 family transposase (programmed frameshift): MVTFRGGTSKTSRYSPEFRERAVRLLDEHRSDYPSISAACREIGGKLGCSGDSLHDWWKQARRDVGAQPGPTTAETARIKALEREVRELRQANEILKKASAYFCAGGARPPVSQMIAFIEACRTDYGVEPICRVLPIAPSTFYHQAAIARDPARASIRAQCDRDLMAHIRRIWHDNRSVYGARKVWHSLQREGRKVARCTVERLMRQMGLKGVIRGRKVITTRPDTARPCPDDRVNRQFRAEAPNQLRVSDFTYVQTRNGMVYVAFVIDVFARRIVGWKVSASMTTQFVLDALEQAIWQRKPSGNKALIHHSDRGSQYLSIRYTERLALAGIDASVGTVGDSYDNALAETINGLYKAEVIHHLGPWKSMVQVEWETLRWVDWYNNRRLLAPIGYRPPAEAERAFYADQSRLDIAA; encoded by the exons ATGGTTACATTCCGGGGGGGCACGTCAAAGACATCGCGTTATTCACCTGAGTTCCGTGAGCGCGCCGTGCGCCTTCTGGACGAACATCGATCGGATTACCCGAGCATTTCGGCAGCCTGTCGGGAGATTGGTGGCAAGCTTGGCTGTTCGGGAGACAGCCTGCACGACTGGTGGAAGCAGGCGCGGCGAGATGTTGGTGCACAACCGGGACCGACCACAGCCGAGACGGCACGGATCAAGGCATTGGAGCGTGAGGTTCGTGAACTGCGTCAGGCCAATGAGATCCTCAAGAAAGCTTCGGCTTATT TTTGCGCAGGCGGAGCTCGACCGCCCGTTTCGCAAATGATCGCGTTTATTGAAGCCTGTCGTACCGATTATGGGGTCGAGCCAATCTGTCGCGTTCTGCCGATTGCCCCTTCCACGTTTTATCATCAGGCGGCCATAGCGAGAGATCCGGCCAGAGCCAGCATACGAGCACAATGTGATAGGGATCTGATGGCGCATATCCGTCGGATCTGGCACGACAACCGTAGTGTTTATGGTGCGCGCAAGGTCTGGCACAGCCTGCAGCGTGAAGGACGGAAGGTCGCGCGCTGCACTGTCGAGCGCCTGATGCGGCAGATGGGCCTGAAGGGGGTGATCCGGGGCAGGAAGGTCATCACGACCCGTCCGGATACGGCGCGTCCCTGTCCCGATGACAGGGTCAACCGGCAGTTCCGGGCCGAGGCTCCCAACCAGCTCCGGGTCTCGGACTTCACCTATGTCCAGACCCGGAATGGCATGGTCTATGTGGCGTTTGTCATTGATGTGTTCGCCCGCAGGATCGTGGGCTGGAAGGTCTCGGCCTCCATGACCACCCAGTTCGTGCTCGACGCCCTTGAACAGGCCATCTGGCAACGAAAGCCCTCGGGAAACAAGGCGCTGATCCATCATTCGGATCGGGGTTCACAATACCTGTCGATCCGATATACCGAACGCTTGGCGCTGGCTGGCATTGATGCCTCGGTCGGCACGGTCGGTGACAGTTACGATAATGCACTGGCGGAGACGATCAACGGTTTATACAAGGCCGAAGTTATCCATCATCTGGGGCCATGGAAATCCATGGTGCAGGTCGAATGGGAAACACTCAGATGGGTGGACTGGTATAATAATCGACGCCTATTGGCACCAATTGGCTACAGGCCTCCCGCCGAAGCCGAACGCGCCTTCTATGCAGATCAGAGCAGACTTGATATCGCAGCCTGA